A window of the Leucothrix mucor DSM 2157 genome harbors these coding sequences:
- the rpsQ gene encoding 30S ribosomal protein S17 — MSEETQAASVKVAHSMQGVVISDKMDKTITVMTERKVRHPIYGKYIRRSTKYHVHDENNECKVGDNVTFRECRPFSKTKCWSLVKVVGSAD, encoded by the coding sequence ATGAGCGAAGAGACACAGGCAGCTAGCGTTAAAGTTGCACACTCAATGCAAGGTGTGGTCATTAGTGACAAGATGGACAAAACCATCACTGTCATGACTGAGCGTAAAGTACGTCACCCAATTTACGGTAAGTACATTCGTCGCTCAACAAAGTACCATGTGCATGACGAGAATAACGAATGCAAAGTAGGCGACAACGTTACATTTAGAGAATGTCGCCCATTTTCAAAGACCAAATGCTGGTCTTTGGTAAAGGTTGTTGGCAGCGCTGACTAA
- the rplN gene encoding 50S ribosomal protein L14 yields MIQMQTVLQVADNSGARRVKCIKVLGGSHRRYAAIGDIIKVSIQEAIPRGKVKKGDVYNAVVVRTASGVRRGDGSLIRFDNNSAVLLNSKNEPMGTRIFGPVTRELRAKNFMKIISLAPEVL; encoded by the coding sequence ATGATTCAGATGCAAACTGTTCTACAAGTGGCAGACAATAGTGGAGCCAGAAGAGTCAAGTGCATTAAAGTACTTGGTGGTTCTCACCGTCGTTACGCCGCGATTGGGGACATCATCAAAGTAAGTATTCAGGAAGCAATTCCGCGTGGAAAAGTGAAGAAAGGTGATGTCTATAACGCTGTTGTTGTTCGTACTGCGAGCGGTGTCAGACGTGGCGATGGCTCCTTAATCCGTTTTGATAATAACTCTGCGGTTTTACTTAACTCTAAGAATGAACCAATGGGGACTCGTATTTTCGGCCCTGTGACACGTGAGCTTAGAGCTAAGAACTTCATGAAGATTATTTCTCTCGCTCCTGAAGTTTTGTAA